TCGACGCGCAACATGCCGGTTGGCTGAAAATTTTAGGGAAAGAAATCGCTCCGCTTAAACCGGACGCGCAACTGACACATGTGGTGGTTTATTCTTCGCGCAATAGGAAAATGGAATTTATCGAATTCGATAAATTTCTACCCGATGCAAGCGATGACACTATTGAGTTTCAGGCCGGGCCAGTCCTCATTTCCGAAAATCAAATTACCAACAGTTTCATGCAAAATTCCATCAACGGCATGAGGGAACACATTCGCACGTTAATTGGTTATAGTAACGATCTAATGACGCATTTCATCATTGTTCGGCGAAAAATAACGCTACTGACGGCTGCGGAAAAATTGTTGCAACTTTCGCTTTTCAACGACAAATCTATTTCCGTCATCAATCTTGACGGCGAACCGTCGACGGCGCTCTGGGCAAGGACTTTCCCTGAATTCAACTACAACGAGCAGGAGCGGCTGCCGCTGCTGTTGGGCGTCAAATGAAAGTGCTCCATTTTATGAAATAAATTTCACAACAAAAAGACGAAGACGCTTACGCAAACAGGCGTTGTGATTCATATTATTACTATCACAAAGCATTAATTTGAAATCTAAAAGGAAGTTGCAGAGAAAATGAAAAACATGAAAGTGTTGGTCATTGGAGGCGGTGGACGAGAACATACTCTGGTCTGGAAAATTAACCAAAGTCCGCTGGTCGAAAAAATTTACTGTGCGCCGGGAAACGCGGGTATTAGTCAATTGGCTGAATGCGTTTCGATCAAAGCGGATGACATGAGCGGGTTAATTAAATTTGCCAGCAACAAACGAATTGATTTGACTGTTGTGGGGCCCGAAGTGCCGCTGGCGCTGGGAATTGTGGACGCTTTTCAGGAGCAGGGGCTTAAAATTTTTGGTCCCAGTCAGAAGGCAGCGGAAATCGAAAGCAGCAAAGTTTTTTCCAAATATTTAATGGAAAAATATCACATTCCTACGGCGAAATATGAATCATTTGATGTTTTTGATCGAGCGGAAGAATATGTGAATAACGCTAACGGCGCTGTTGTCGTGAAAGCGGACGGACTGGCAGCCGGAAAAGGCGCTATTGTGTGTCAGACAAAAGAAGAAGCACGTGACGCACTGAAAAAATTGATGCTGGAAAAAGTTTTCGGCGATGCCGGCAGACGCGTAGTCATTGAAGAATATCTGCGCGGCGAGGAAGTTTCCGTGCTGGCTTTTACAGACGGCACCAACATCAAAACCCTGATTCCGGCGCAGGATCACAAACCGATTTTGGACGGGGACAAAGGGCCAAATACCGGCGGCATGGGCGCTTACGCGCCGGCAGTGTTTGTGAACGATGATTTGCTGCAAACAATTGAAAATACAATTTTAGCGCCGGCAATTAAAGGCATGGCGCTGGAAAGTCGGCCTTACCGGGGCGTTCTTTATGCCGGACTGATGATGACAAAAGCGGGACCTAAAGTGATCGAATTCAATTGCCGCTTCGGCGATCCGGAAACACAGGCGATTTTGCCGCTCGTCAAAAGCGACATTGTTCCCGTCATGAACAGTTGCATTGACGGAAATTTGGAAAAAGTTTCACTGGAGAAATCGGATAAATTCGCCGTGTGCGTCATCATGGCTTCTGGCGGTTATCCGGGGAAGTATGAGAAAGGAAAAAAAATCATCGGACTGGACAGAAATTTCGGAAAAGATGTGATTATTTTCCACGCTGGCACGAGTTTGCGTGGTAATGAAATCATCACCTCCGGCGGCAGAGCGCTTGGCGTCACCGCGTTGGATTCAACCATCAAAGGCGCCATTCGCCGCGCCTACGCTGCCGTGGGAAAAATCACTTTTGACGGCGCGTACTATCGAAAAGACATTGCTTTTAAAGCTCTTTGAATAAAAAAATTGAACTGGCTCACTTTGATCGGCAACAGGAGGAATGTGAATTATGAAAATTTTAGTCACCGGAGGCGCGGGTTTCATCGGCTCGCACGTGACAGATGCGTACGTGAATTTGGGACACGAAGTTGTGGTCGTAGACAATTTACGGACCGGCTTCAGGGAAAATGTGAATCCCAAAGCGAAATTTGTGGAGATGGATATTCAGGACAAAGAAATTTTCGATTTGTTTGCGCAGGAAAAATTTGATCTGATCAATCACCACGCAGCGCAAATGGACATTCGCTTGTCCGTGAAAGATCCGACTTTTGACGCGAGGAACAACATCGTCGGTACGATTAATCTGCTGGAAGCTGCCGTGCGCACCGGCGTCAAGCGGGCCATTTTCATCTCCAGTGGCGGCGCAGTTTACGGGGAGCAGGATTATTTTCCAGCGAACGAAGAACATCCGACGCGTCCGTTGTCGCCCTACGGCATCGCCAAATTGACAGGAGAAAAATATTTGTACTATTATCATAAAACATACGGTTTGCAATACACGGCGCTGCGCTACGCCAATATTTATGGTCCGCGGCAGAATCCGCATGGCGAAGCCGGCGTCATCGCCATTTTTGCGTCAAAATTGCTGCAAAATGAGCAGCCGATCATTAACGGCGATGGCAAGCAGACCCGGGATTACGTGTTTGTCTCCGATGTGGTTGCGGCAAATGTGAGGGCGCTGGATTTCCAAGGCTGCGAAGCTATCAACATCGGCACCGGCATCGAGACCGACGTGAATGAACTTTTTCAGCGGCTGAATCGCTTAACCAGCGCGAATATGGAAGAAAAACACGGTCAAGCAAAACCGGGCGAGCAATTGCGCAGCGTTTTGAACAATGAAAAAGCGAAACGTTTGCTGGGTTGGTCGCCGCAAGTGAATCTCGAAGAAGGTTTGAATCAAACAGTGGAATTTTTCCGAAGTCAGCTTGCTGCGTAATCGAAAGTAATTGTTTTGTTAAGTCTGCTCTATTTAGCAGTCAGCAAAAAAACAAAATGAACGGTGATTTATGA
This genomic stretch from Calditrichota bacterium harbors:
- a CDS encoding phosphodiester glycosidase family protein; this translates as MTKPILPTTIKDHNGVQVSLFAEAKTTIVSFSKPFDFIFIPKDAPPMAQFGERSEYNFLMNGSFFDGTRLDAQHAGWLKILGKEIAPLKPDAQLTHVVVYSSRNRKMEFIEFDKFLPDASDDTIEFQAGPVLISENQITNSFMQNSINGMREHIRTLIGYSNDLMTHFIIVRRKITLLTAAEKLLQLSLFNDKSISVINLDGEPSTALWARTFPEFNYNEQERLPLLLGVK
- the purD gene encoding phosphoribosylamine--glycine ligase; the protein is MKVLVIGGGGREHTLVWKINQSPLVEKIYCAPGNAGISQLAECVSIKADDMSGLIKFASNKRIDLTVVGPEVPLALGIVDAFQEQGLKIFGPSQKAAEIESSKVFSKYLMEKYHIPTAKYESFDVFDRAEEYVNNANGAVVVKADGLAAGKGAIVCQTKEEARDALKKLMLEKVFGDAGRRVVIEEYLRGEEVSVLAFTDGTNIKTLIPAQDHKPILDGDKGPNTGGMGAYAPAVFVNDDLLQTIENTILAPAIKGMALESRPYRGVLYAGLMMTKAGPKVIEFNCRFGDPETQAILPLVKSDIVPVMNSCIDGNLEKVSLEKSDKFAVCVIMASGGYPGKYEKGKKIIGLDRNFGKDVIIFHAGTSLRGNEIITSGGRALGVTALDSTIKGAIRRAYAAVGKITFDGAYYRKDIAFKAL
- a CDS encoding NAD-dependent epimerase/dehydratase family protein, producing MKILVTGGAGFIGSHVTDAYVNLGHEVVVVDNLRTGFRENVNPKAKFVEMDIQDKEIFDLFAQEKFDLINHHAAQMDIRLSVKDPTFDARNNIVGTINLLEAAVRTGVKRAIFISSGGAVYGEQDYFPANEEHPTRPLSPYGIAKLTGEKYLYYYHKTYGLQYTALRYANIYGPRQNPHGEAGVIAIFASKLLQNEQPIINGDGKQTRDYVFVSDVVAANVRALDFQGCEAINIGTGIETDVNELFQRLNRLTSANMEEKHGQAKPGEQLRSVLNNEKAKRLLGWSPQVNLEEGLNQTVEFFRSQLAA